Part of the Deltaproteobacteria bacterium genome is shown below.
CCCGCCGCGATGCCGGGCCGCAACGTCATCCAGTGGGACAAGGACGACTGCGCCGACCTGGGCCTCATCAAGGTCGACCTCCTCGGGCTCGGCATGCTCGCCGCACTCGAGGAGGCGATCCCGCTCGTGAAAGCGCACGAGGGCATCGACGTCGACCTCGCTCACCTCCCGCCCGACGACCCGCAGGTCTACGCGATGCTCCAGAAAGCCGACACGATCGGCGTCTTCCAGGTCGAGAGCCGCGCGCAGATGGCGACTCTTCCTCGCATGAGGCCCGAACGGTTCTATGATCTCGTCGTCGAGGTGGCGATCATCCGCCCGGGGCCGATCGTCGGGCAGATGGTGAACCCGTACTTGAAGCGCCGCGCCGGGCGCGAGCCCGTGCGCTACGCGCACCCCTCGCTCGAGCCCATCCTGGCGCGCACGCTCGGCGTGCCGCTCTTCCAGGAGCAGCTCCTGCGCATCGCCATGACGGTGGCGGGCTTCACCGGCGGTGAGGCCGAGGAGCTCCGCCGCGCCATGGGCTTCAAGCGCTCCGAGGCGCGCATGCGCGCGATCGAGGCGCGGCTCCGCGCCGGCATGGCGACGCGCGGGATCACCGGCGCCGCGCAGGACGAGATCGTCCGGCAGATCACGTCGTTCGCGCTCTACGGGTTCCCGGAGTGCGTCGGGGGTGACACGCGCGTGATCGACGCCGATAACGGGCGCGCCGTCAGAATCGAGGACGTCGTAGCGGGGCGTGCACAGCTCGCGACCACCCTCGCCTGCGACAGCGACCTCCAGCTACGTCCGCGGCGCGTGCTCGAGGCGCGCGCGAGCGGAAAGCGAATGGTTTACCGCCTCCGCACTGCGCTCGGTCGGGAAATCACCGCGACCGCTGAGCATCCATTTCTCACGGTCAGCGGCTGGTGCAAGCTTGGAGAGCTTCGGGAAGGCGCCCACGTCGCAACGGCGCGGATGCTATCCCATATCTACTGGGACCGGGTGACGAGCATCGAGCCAGTCGGAGTCCGCGAAACCTACGATCTTCGAGTCGACGAGGACCACAACTTCCTGGCCAACGATTTCGTCGTCCACAACTCCCACGCCGCGAGCTTCGCGCTCATCGCCTACGCATCGGCGTACCTGAAGGCGCATCACCCAGCGGCCTTCGCGTGCGCGCTGCTCAACGCGTGGCCGATGGGTTTCTACCACCCGGCCACGGTAGTGAAGGACGCGCAGCGCCACGGGGTCCAGGTGCGGCCGATCGACGTCACGCGGTCGGACTGGAAGTGCACGCTCGAGGACGGAGCGATCCGCCTCGGCCTCCGTTACGTCCTCGGGCTGCGCGCGGAGGCGGCCGCGCGCCTGGTCGCGGCGCGGCCGTTCGGCTCGGTCACCGAGGCCGCGCAGCGCGGCGGGCTCACGCGGAGCGAGATCGAGACGCTCGCGCACGCGGGCGCGTTCGCCGCCCTCGGTCTCGCCCGGCGCGAGGCGCTCTGGCAGGCGGCGGCCGTCGAGCGCGACCCGGCGAGCCTCCTCGCGCGCGTGCGCCCGCCGCGCGCGGGCGCGCCGCTCCCGCCCATGACGCCCTTCGAGGAGACGGCGGCCGACTACGCGGCGACGCAGCTCACCGCCGGCCCGCACGTGATGGTGCACCTCCGCGAGGGGCTGCGTGCGGCCGGGGTGCGCGCGGCGCGCGAGCTCGACCAGGTGCCGCACGGCGCCTGGGTGCGCGTCGCCGGCCACGTCATCGTCCGCCAGCGTCCGGGCACCGCCAGGGGCATGTGCTTCCTGACGCTCGAGGACGAGACCGGGACGGCGAACGCCGTCGTGACCCCGCCCCTCTACGAGCGGGCGCGCGTCGTCATCAACACCTCGCCGCTGCTCGCGGTCGAGGGCCGCCTCGAGCGCGTGGACGGCGTCACGCACGTGCGCGCGGCGAGGTTCCGGCGAGTGGAGGCGCCCGCCGAGGTGCCCGAGAGCCACGACTACCGGTGACGGCCCCTTCCCCTCCACCCCGGCTCCCGACCAGTCTTGCCAGCGCGCCCCGGCCGGCGCTACTTAGGCTTCCATGGCGTTCATCACCGACCGGCCCCTCAGCGCGCGCGAGTTCCTGGACGAGTGCCTCGCCTTCAAGAAGGCCCATCCGGTGCAGAGCCGCTTCTTCTCGGTCTTCCTCGAGGGCAAGCTCACCCCCGAGCAGCTCCGCCTTTGGGCGAAGGACATGTACCACTACATCCAGCCCGCCATCCCCGCGCTGACGGCCTGGCTGGCCCACGCGCCCACCATCATCGAGCGCGACACCGCACGCCTGGTCGCCACCAACCTGGCCGGCGAGATGGGCTTCCTGCGCGAGGCCGACCACCGCGATCTCTATCTCAAATTCCTGGCGGGGCTCGGCATCGACGAGGCGGAGGCGCGAGACCATCTCCCCCTGCCCTCGACCATCGGCGCGGCCTCGGCCATCGGGTACTTCTGCCGCGCGTCCTTCGAGGAGGGTCTCGGGGCCTTCGGTCTCGGCGTCGAGCTGCAGGTGCCCGGCCGTCCGAACGGCGCCGAGGTGATCGTGAAGGCGCTCCGCCACTACGACATCCCGCGCGACGCGATGGAGTTCTACTTCGTCCACGTCGAGGCCGAGGAGGAGCACGGCGGCAACGCCGAGGCCGCTCTCGAGCCCTTTACGCGCACGCGCGAGCAGCAGGCGCTCGTCCGCCGCGCGTTCCAGTGGACGGTGCTCGCGCACCAGGGGATGCAGGCCGGGTTCGACGCCTACCTCGGCTGAGCGTCCAGCTGCGCGAGCGAGCGGCGCGGCGGGCACCCCAAACGGGGTTAGGTTCACAAGAGTCCCTCCCTCAGCCCCCTCCGAGCCTCTAAAGGTGCATTTTCGCGCCCGTAGCAGAGTGGATGATGGCAGGGTGCGTCCGCTGTCTCCCCAATCGTCGCGACGGAACTCACTACAATTCTCTCGCCCGCTTCGGGGATCTTGAGGATCCGATGGGATGGCAGGACGCCTGGAGTCTCCGCAAGGTCCATTCTCGGATGGAACGGCCGCGTCGGCCGGCGTCGTAACACTCAGTCTCAAATCTCACTCAGCGGATCGCAAGGAGGCGTCATGATCAATGAGAAGATGCAGCTCAGCTGCGCAGACATCGACGGCCAGGTCGCGTTCGAGCTCCCGGAGCGGGAGACGCTCGCGCTCGTCACGGTCGTCATCACCAACCTGTTGAACAACAACTCGGTTGACATCTCGGTGAGAAATAACAGCATCGCCGTGCAGGTATGCGCCGCGGTGTCCGCCATAAACACACTCGGCGGCATCAGCCTCTCCTGCCAGATCAGACAGTAGTCAGGCAGTAGTGCAGCGCCGCCGGCGCGGACGTTCCATCCCCGCGTGCGGTTCGCGTAAAGGAAGTGAGATGCCTCTTGCCTATCCGGTATACGCGCCGTCGATGAGCGAAGAGCGCCCGGCGCTTGCTGCCGGGGTGCAACTCGTCGGCGAGCTGAAAGACTCCGGGTTCGCGGAACAGCAGTGGCTCGTCCAGCGCGACCAGCGCTTTGTCCAAGTGACGGAGCTCCTCTATCGGGTCTTGGAACAGTGCGACGGGGAACGGACCGTCGATGAGATCGCGGACCGGCTGACGGAGTCCACGCGCTGGGCCGTGAACCGAGAGCACGTCCGTCAGATGCTCGACGCCAAGCTGATTCCGCTCGGCCTGATCGCTGGCGCCGCGGGCAGCGCGAGTCTGCCGCCCCCGGCCTCCCCCCGGTCCCTGCTGTCGATGGGCTGGCGCGTGACGATCTTCGGGCAGCGGGCGCTCGAGCCCATCGCCCGCACGCTCCAAGTCTTCTACGCTCCGTTCCTGCTCGTGCCCTTACTCGTGTCCGTGGTGGCCGCCCAAGTCTGGCTCTACGCGGCCGGCGGCGTCGTGGCGAGCGCGCAGCACACGCTCTACACCCCCGGCGCGCTCCTCCTGGTGGTAGGGCTGCTGATCGCGGGTGCCGTGTTTCACGAGTTCGGGCACGCGGCCGCACTCCGCTACGGGGGTGGAACGCCGCGCTCGATCGGCGCGGGCCTCTACATTCTCTACCCGGCCTTCTTCACCGACGTTACCGACGGCTATCGGCTCGGCCGCTGGGCGCGTGTCCGAACCGACCTCGGCGGCGTCTACTTCCACTTGATCTTCGCGTCGGTGCTTGTCGCAGCCTACGCCGCCAGCCGCCAACCGCTGCTGCCATTCGCGGTGCTCCTGATCCAGGTGGAGGTGGTCCGCCAGCTTCTACCGTTCGTGCGGCTCGACGGCTACTGGCTGCTTGCCGACCTGGCAGGGATTCCGGATTTCTTCTCGCAGACCGGACCGGTCATGAACCGCATGACAGCCGCAGCCCTGAAGCCTTGGGCCAGGACCTGCCTCCTCGCGTACCTGGCCGTGACAATCCCGTTGCTCGTCGTACTGTTCGTGCTGATCGTGCTGGGGCTTCCCCACTTGCTCCTGATGTCCTGGACCGCGATGCAACGCCAGGTAGCCGTCTTCGCATGGGCGGTCGACTCCCGCGACGTGCTGGCAGTCGCCGCGGTCGCGACGCAGCTTGCTATTCTGGCCGCGGTGCCGGTGGCGACGACCTTGCTGGTGTTTGGTGCTGCGCGCGCCAGTGTGGCGGCCGTTGCCCGGCGGTTCCGTCGCAGTTACTCGCGGGGTCGGTAGAAGCAGCTCCTTGGTTGACACCGCCCGCGGCCGGGTGCGAGCCTCGCGAGTCGATGGAACGCGATAGCGACGTCGTGATCGTCGGCGCGGCGCTCGCGGGGCTGGTCGCGGGCGCCATCCTCACCCGCCGCGGCAAGCGGGTCGTCATATTGGACCACGCCGACACGGTGGGCGGGCGCGGCGGCGCGGTCGAGCGCCCCGGCGGCTGGTGGATCGACTTCGGCCACCGCGACGGCCACGACGTCGGCGACTGCCAGGTGGTGTGGCATCACGGCGCCGAGGCGGCGCGCGAGGCGGGCGTCGAGATCGCGCTCCGTCCCGTCGAGGCGCCGCTCCGGCTGCACCGCTTCCCCGAGGGGACGGTGCTCGAGGGCGGGGCGTGGGGGCCGGAGGCGTTCCTCGCCACCGCGCGCGATTTCTTCGAGTGCCCCGCCGACGCCGTGGATGAGCTGGCGGCGACCGTCCGCCGCCTCGCCGCCGCCACCCCCGCGGAGGTCGAGGCCGCGATCCCCGAGCGCCTGGAGGCGTGGCTCCCGGCGCACGTCCGTCACGCCGGCGCCCGGCGGGCGCTCCTCCTGATGGCGACCGTCATCTTCCACCCGCACCCCGAGGAGGCCTCGGTCGGGCGGCTCATGGAGTTCCTCCAGCGGCCGAGGAGCGGGCCCTTCGTTCCCGACGACGACGAGGCGGGCGGCATGCAGGGGCTCATGGAGCCGTGGGCGCGGGCGATCCGCGCGCGCGGCGGCGAGATCGCGCTCGGCTGGAAGCCGGTCGAGATCGTGGTCGAGGGCGGCGCCGTGCGCGGCGCGGTCGCGGTCGACCGGACAAACCTGGTGTGCGAGGTGCGCGCGCCGGCCGTGATCACGACCTATCCCGTGTGGGAGAACTTCGAGCTGATCGACGAGCGGCTCTTTCCCCCGGACTTCGTCGCGGCCGCCCGCGAGCTCCGCAGCCACCGCGCCGACCTGATCGGCTGGCAGGCCGGCCTCCGCCGGCTGCCGACCATCCGCGCCGGCGGCCGCCCCGAGCACCACGCCGGGTGGAACCGGCTCCTCTGGGGACCCGAGCGCGTCTACCGCGGCGGCTGGCAGATCACCTCGATGACGAGCCGGCGCGCCGCGCCGCCCGGGAAGCACCTCCTCTCGCTGGTGATGGCGCGCTTCTTCCGCGGCGGCCCGACGGCGGGGCAGCCGTGGAGCGCGGCGCGCGCCCAGCTCGACCAGGCGATCGCCTACCTCCGGCGCTTCTACGCGGACCTCGACGGCTGCCTCGAGTGGAGCGCCTACCAGTACGTCGCTGCGCCGCAGACGATGAGCTGGGCGTGGGCGCCGGTCCGGCGCCACGCGCTCACCGTGCCGACGATCCGCGGCCTCTTCCTCGCCGGCTCGACCCTCGAGGCACCGGCGGCGATCGTCGACCTCGGAGCGTACGCGGGGCTCGAAGCCGCACGCGGCGTGCTGGCGGGCGGCTGACCGGCGCCGCTACGTCACGAGAACAGCGTGAGCTGCCGCCGCGCCCCCGTGATGCCGTCGAAGTCGGGCCCGCCGAGGCAGCGCAGCACCGCGTCGGCGATCGGCCGGAGCTGCTGCGTGACGTAGTGGTCGTAGTCGGGCGGGGCGGTCGTCTCGCCCACCGCCTCGGGCCCCGAGCGGGTCATGACGTAGGTGACGATGCGGCCCGCCCCCCCGGCCTGCTTGCGCGCCGCCTTCACGTGCGGCGGCGTCGTCTTCGTGTAGTCGGCGAGCGGCTTGCGGATCGCCTTCCGGTAGGCGAGCTCGGCGTCGAAGCGCCCGGCACGGAGGTCGGCCACGAAGCCGCGGACGAAGCCGGCGACCGCCCGGTCGTGGAAGACCAGGTCGAGGAGCTCACGCTGGAAGCGGCGCGCCACTCCGCTCCAGTCGCGGCGCACGGCCTCCAGGCCCACGAACTCGATCTCCTCCCCGGACTCCCTCACGACCAGTCCCGCGTACCGCTTCTTGCTTCCCATCGCGCCGCCGCGCACCTCGGGCATGAAGAAGCGCGCGTAGACCTTCTCGAACTCGAGCTCGAGGTGGCTCGTGCAGCCGAACTCGCGCGCGACCGCCTCGCCGACGGCCCCGCCGATCACCGCGCGCAGCTCCTCGCCGCGCGCCGCGGCCCGCTCGGTGTCGGGCTCGCCGAGGTCGACGAAGAGCGAGTCGGTGTCGCCGTAGATGACGCGGTGGCCCGCGTCCGCGACGGCCGCGGCCGCGAGCCGGATCACGTGCTGCCCGGCGGTGGTGATCGCGTTCGCGACCGCGGGTGAGAAGAGGCGGGAGGCGGGCGAGCCGAGCACGCCGAAGAGGGAGTTCATCAATATCTTGGTCGCCTGCGCCGCGATCGCGTTGCCCGCCGCCCGGGCGCGGGCGCGCTCCAGCCCCAGGCGCGCCACCAGCTCGGGGAGGATGCCCGGCTCGTCGCGCCGGAAGGCCGCGCCGCCGGGCGTGCGGACGACCGGCTCGGCCGCGGGGGACGCCACGTAGGTGAGCGGGTCGATGTTGAAGGTGCGGATGATGCTCGGGTAGAGGCTCTTGAAGTCGAAGACGAGGATGTTGCGGTAGAGCCCGGGGCGCGAGTCGAGCACGAGACCGCCCACGATGCCCGCCCCGGCGCTCTCCACCGCGCGCACCGAGGGCGCGACCCGCCCCCGCGCGCGCAGCGCCCGCAGGTAGAGCGAGTCGACCGACGCGATCGCCGCGCCGACGCGGTCGAGCTGCATCCCGGTCGAGAGGCTCCGCTCGACCGCCAGCTCGACGAGGCGCGTGTGCGCGAGGATCTCGAGCACGAGCCGCGCGTCCTCGAGGTTGTAGGCGGCGAGGCGCGCCGGGTCGTCGCGGTAGGCGGCCTCGATCTCGGCCCCGCGGTGCTCGGAGGTGAAGAGCTTTCGCTTGCCGATCAGCAGCTTTGCGGCGGTGTCGAGGCGGTAGTCCTCGAGCCGGATGAAGGCGCTGCGCAGGAGCGCGAGCCCATCCAGCACCACGCGCCCGCACAGCACCGCGCGCGACTCGCGCGTGAAGTTCTGGTCGCGGCGGATGTCGAGCTCGTCGTCGGTGCGGCCGAGGGCGCAGCGCAGCCCGGCGCGCCGGCAGGCGCGCTGGAGGACGGCCAGGTCGAAGTCGCACACGTTCCAGCCGGTCAGCACGTCGGGGTCGACGCGGCGCACGTGGGCGAGGAAGCGCTCGAGGAGCGCGCGCTCGTCGGGCACCGCCTCGGCGCCCGCGACCTCCCGCCGCGCGATCATGAGGACGCGCTCGCCGCCCGCGCCCGCCATGGCGAGCGAGTAGAGCCGGCGCCCATCGAGGCTCGTCTCGACGTCGAGCGAGAGCACCCGGAGCCGCGGCGCGAACTCCGCCGGCGCGAGCGTGGGGTTGCGGTAGACGCGCCCCACGCCCGGGCGGCGCTCGAAGCCGCCCGCGACCGCGAAGGCGCCGCGGATGCCCCGGTCGATGAGGTAGCGATACGCAAAGCGGAGGTCGGCCTCGAGGCAGTCGACGCCCCCCTCGCCGAGGCGGGTGCGCACGCCCGGCACGTCGCCGGGGAGCGCCACCTCGACGCGCACCACGGGCTCGCCGCCGAGCGTCGAGAGCTCGCTCGGGACGACGCGCACGCCGGGGGCCAGGCGCCGTACGGCCGCCTCGTCGGCGGCGCGCACGAAAAAGTACGGCGCGAGCCGATCGTCGATGATCACCGCCGGCTCGCCGCCCTCGAGGACCGAATGGAGGTGCACCTCCGGCACGCCGGCGGCGATCCGGTAGGTGGGCGTCAAGATGAAGCCACGCTCGGGCATGCTCTCTCATCTTGCCCGTGCCGCCGGGCGCGTACTAGAGTGCCGCGCTCATGGCCGATCGGGCCCTGCTTCGCCTCTCCCTGGCCGAGGCCGCGGACCGGATCCGCCGCCGCGCCCTCTCGCCGGTCGAGCTGACCGAGGCCGTGCTCGCGCAGATCGACGCGCTCGACCCGACCCTCAACGCCTTCACCACGCTCGCGCCGCGCGAGCAGGTGCTCGGGGCCGCGCGTGCCGCCGAGCGCGAGATCGCCGCCGGCACGTACCGCGGCCTGCTGCACGGCATCCCGGTCAGCGTGAAGGACCTGATCGACACGGCGGGGCTGCGGACGACCTATGGCTCGGGGATGTTCCGCGACCACGTGCCGGAGAGGGACGGCGGCGTGCCCGAGCGGCTCCGCGCCGCGGGGGCCATCATCACGGGCAAGAGCGCGTCGCACGAGCTCGGCCAGGGCATGACCACCAACAACTACTTCTTCGGCCCGACCCGGAACCCCTGGAACCTCGAGCACGTGCCCGGCGGGTCGAGCGGCGGGGCGGGCGCCGCCGCCGCGGCGCTCATGGGCCCGCTCCACATCGGCACCGACGGCGGCGGCTCGATCCGCTTCCCCGCCGCGTTCTGCGGCGTCACCGGGCTCAAGCCGACCCTCGGCCTCATCACGAACCGCGGCCAGTTCGGCGGCGCCGGCACGTCGTTCTCGGTTCCCGGCCCCGTGACACGCAGCGTGCGCGACGCGGCGCTCGCGGCGCAGGCGCTCGCCGGCTTCGATCCCGAGTACCTCTACTCGCGCCCGGAGCCGGTGCCCGACCTGGTCGGCGGGCTCGAGGGCGGCGTGCGCGGGCTCCGCGTCGGCACGAGCGCCGATCTCCTCGTCCCGGCGCCCGAGCCCGCGGTGCGCGCGGCGTACGAGGCGACGCTCGGGCGGCTGGAGGGTCTCGGCGCCCGGCTCGTCGCGGTGCGCATGCCGCACCACGAGCTCGTCTTCCGCACCACCATGGCGCTCTTCGCCATCGAGGGCGGCGTCGGGCTGGACGCGATCATCGGCGACCGGCCCCGCGTCTTCGGCCCCCAGGTCCAGCGCGTCCAGTCGCTCATGCGCCTGCCCGACGTGCCGACCTGCGTGCGCACCCAGCAGGGTCGCCAGCTCGTCACACGCGACTACCAGGCCGCGTTCTGCGAGGTGGACGTGCTGGTGGCGCCGGTCGCGCCCATGCCCGCGCCCCGCATCGACGCCGACGAGATCGCCTTCTCGCCCGTCTGCGGCCCGTACTGCGGCGCCGCGAACCTGGCCGGCATCCCGTCGGTGCCGCTCCCCGCCGGGACGAGCGGCGGGCTCCCGATTGCGGTGCAGATCATCGCCCCCGCCGGCGCCGACGCGCTCGCGCTGCGGGTCGCGTACGCGCTCGAGCAGGCGGCGCCCGAGCACCGCGTGCAGGTGCCGCCGCTCGCGGCGCGGGCGTGAGGCGCATCCCCGTCCTGCTGGCGCTCGTCTCGCTCGCGGCGCCGGCAGGGGCCGCGGTCGCCGAGGTGGAGCGTCACGGCGCGCGCCTGCGCCTCACGACCGCCGCGGCGGCCGCGGAGGTGGCCCTCGCGCGCTACCGCCTGCGCGTCCTCGCACACGGCCGGCTCCTGACCGCCGAGCACCCCGCGGGCGGCGTCTTCTACGAGCGCGCCGGCGGGGCGCACCGCCTCGGCCGCGTGCGTGCGACGGCGCCGCGCGAGGACGGCGTGGTGCTCACCGTGGACACGGACGAGGGCGCGCCCGCCACGGTCACGCTCGCCTGGCTCACGCCGCGCACGCTCGAGGTGACGATGGAGCCGCCGGAGCCGGCCACGCTCGCCGCCGTCGGCGACCGCTGGCGCTCGCCGCGGAGCGAGGCCATCTACGGGCTCACCGAGCGCCTGCGCGACTCGCCGCCCATCGCCGACGGCGTGGTCGACATCCCGACGGACGACGCGAAGCCCCCGCAGGTGGGCTCGCTCGACCGGCGCGGCGAGACGGTCGCGATGTACGTGCGCCCGACGTTCTCGCTCTACGCGCCCTTCTACCAGAGCTCGCGCGGCTACGGGCTCGCGGTCGCGGGGACGACGGTGGGCCTCTTCGACGTGGCCAAGTCGGACCCGCGCGCGCTCGCCTTCCGCTTCGAGACCGGCGTGACGCCCGAGAGCCGGCGGCTCCGCTTCCACGTCTTCGTCGGGCCCGAGCACGCGACCATCCTGGACGAGTACACGCGTCTCACCGGCCGGCCCTTCGTGCCGCCCGCGTGGGCCTTCCTCCACTGGCGCTGGCGCGACACGCTCGATGTCGGGCCGCCCGCGCTCCTCGACGGCGTCGCGATGAACGCCGAGGTCGTCGACGACGTCACCATGTACGAGGCCCTCGGCATCCCGCCCGGTGTCTACCACTTCGACCGACCGGTGCTGGTGGGCGAGTACGGCTTCGCGCGCTGGGCGTGGGACGAGACGCGGCTCCCGAACCCCGACGCGATGCTCGCCGCGCTCCGCCGGCGCGGCTACCGCATCATGACCTGGAGCGCGACCTGGCAGTGCGGCGCCGAGCCCGGCGACAACGGCCTCGAGGCACAGGGGCTGGGCTTCCTCGCCCCCGGCCCGGTCGCCCCCCCGCACTGCGCCGACATCGGCGGCACGAGCTTCATCCTCGACGTGACCAACCCCGCGGCGCGTGCCTGGTGGCGCGACCGGGTCGCCGCCTTCGTCCAGCGCTACGGCATCGACGGCATCAAGCTCGACCGGGGCGAGGAGCACATCCCGTCCGCCGCGACCGACGTCTGGGCCGATGGCCGCACGGGCCGCGAGGTGCACAACGCCTACCCGGACCTCCAGGCGCAGATCCACTACGACGCGCTCGCGGCCGT
Proteins encoded:
- a CDS encoding iron-containing redox enzyme family protein, which encodes MAFITDRPLSAREFLDECLAFKKAHPVQSRFFSVFLEGKLTPEQLRLWAKDMYHYIQPAIPALTAWLAHAPTIIERDTARLVATNLAGEMGFLREADHRDLYLKFLAGLGIDEAEARDHLPLPSTIGAASAIGYFCRASFEEGLGAFGLGVELQVPGRPNGAEVIVKALRHYDIPRDAMEFYFVHVEAEEEHGGNAEAALEPFTRTREQQALVRRAFQWTVLAHQGMQAGFDAYLG
- a CDS encoding DNA polymerase II, encoding MPERGFILTPTYRIAAGVPEVHLHSVLEGGEPAVIIDDRLAPYFFVRAADEAAVRRLAPGVRVVPSELSTLGGEPVVRVEVALPGDVPGVRTRLGEGGVDCLEADLRFAYRYLIDRGIRGAFAVAGGFERRPGVGRVYRNPTLAPAEFAPRLRVLSLDVETSLDGRRLYSLAMAGAGGERVLMIARREVAGAEAVPDERALLERFLAHVRRVDPDVLTGWNVCDFDLAVLQRACRRAGLRCALGRTDDELDIRRDQNFTRESRAVLCGRVVLDGLALLRSAFIRLEDYRLDTAAKLLIGKRKLFTSEHRGAEIEAAYRDDPARLAAYNLEDARLVLEILAHTRLVELAVERSLSTGMQLDRVGAAIASVDSLYLRALRARGRVAPSVRAVESAGAGIVGGLVLDSRPGLYRNILVFDFKSLYPSIIRTFNIDPLTYVASPAAEPVVRTPGGAAFRRDEPGILPELVARLGLERARARAAGNAIAAQATKILMNSLFGVLGSPASRLFSPAVANAITTAGQHVIRLAAAAVADAGHRVIYGDTDSLFVDLGEPDTERAAARGEELRAVIGGAVGEAVAREFGCTSHLELEFEKVYARFFMPEVRGGAMGSKKRYAGLVVRESGEEIEFVGLEAVRRDWSGVARRFQRELLDLVFHDRAVAGFVRGFVADLRAGRFDAELAYRKAIRKPLADYTKTTPPHVKAARKQAGGAGRIVTYVMTRSGPEAVGETTAPPDYDHYVTQQLRPIADAVLRCLGGPDFDGITGARRQLTLFS
- a CDS encoding amidase codes for the protein MADRALLRLSLAEAADRIRRRALSPVELTEAVLAQIDALDPTLNAFTTLAPREQVLGAARAAEREIAAGTYRGLLHGIPVSVKDLIDTAGLRTTYGSGMFRDHVPERDGGVPERLRAAGAIITGKSASHELGQGMTTNNYFFGPTRNPWNLEHVPGGSSGGAGAAAAALMGPLHIGTDGGGSIRFPAAFCGVTGLKPTLGLITNRGQFGGAGTSFSVPGPVTRSVRDAALAAQALAGFDPEYLYSRPEPVPDLVGGLEGGVRGLRVGTSADLLVPAPEPAVRAAYEATLGRLEGLGARLVAVRMPHHELVFRTTMALFAIEGGVGLDAIIGDRPRVFGPQVQRVQSLMRLPDVPTCVRTQQGRQLVTRDYQAAFCEVDVLVAPVAPMPAPRIDADEIAFSPVCGPYCGAANLAGIPSVPLPAGTSGGLPIAVQIIAPAGADALALRVAYALEQAAPEHRVQVPPLAARA
- a CDS encoding glycoside hydrolase family 31 protein, with protein sequence MRRIPVLLALVSLAAPAGAAVAEVERHGARLRLTTAAAAAEVALARYRLRVLAHGRLLTAEHPAGGVFYERAGGAHRLGRVRATAPREDGVVLTVDTDEGAPATVTLAWLTPRTLEVTMEPPEPATLAAVGDRWRSPRSEAIYGLTERLRDSPPIADGVVDIPTDDAKPPQVGSLDRRGETVAMYVRPTFSLYAPFYQSSRGYGLAVAGTTVGLFDVAKSDPRALAFRFETGVTPESRRLRFHVFVGPEHATILDEYTRLTGRPFVPPAWAFLHWRWRDTLDVGPPALLDGVAMNAEVVDDVTMYEALGIPPGVYHFDRPVLVGEYGFARWAWDETRLPNPDAMLAALRRRGYRIMTWSATWQCGAEPGDNGLEAQGLGFLAPGPVAPPHCADIGGTSFILDVTNPAARAWWRDRVAAFVQRYGIDGIKLDRGEEHIPSAATDVWADGRTGREVHNAYPDLQAQIHYDALAAVHPDGDFVLFSRPGYTGTQRLTVFWGGDIPGSESFGGGPGTDLGLRSALISQLRAAFLGAPIWGSDTGGYYQFKDREVFARWLELSAFSGIMEIGGTGTHAPWDMPTEPRYDQEMIDIYRRYTQLRVTLHDYIVAAAREAGASGMPIARPLVFLDRRDRKLRDLWDQYLFGPDLMVAPVWKVGERRRPVYFPRGRWRSYWDPTERWRGRRTVMVDAPLDTIPVFVRGDGEVPVPETPLRPATLRTCRPPSAAPSPRAARDGTAPGSPSRSRCSDRRPSGSARSRASRAR